The Mercurialis annua linkage group LG7, ddMerAnnu1.2, whole genome shotgun sequence genome includes the window CGGTAACTAAGTATGGTTGGATAACCAAATGACATAAATTGTATTTCATCAAACCAATAATTAATACAGATCTTGAAAAATATCCCCTTTGGAAAAAATTCcagttcttatgaagaacagaACAATCAAAATGAAAGATGCCCACATAAATTAACAAAGATAACTCTTAATCATGTCATTTATGATCATCCtgaatcaaaaaagaaaattgattaattaatcaataatctatacaaaataaaacaaacataatTCAACAGATTAACAATGAAAAAAAACAGTACCATACAAGCACAGGACCAGACACCAAACGAGCTAAGGAAACAAAATTAGGCAAATTAACAAAATTCCTCAATAACCCATCATCCACCTTCAACAAGTCCTGAGTAAATCCACTATCCAAATCTACCTTCTACTTCTTCTCTCTTCCATTGAGTTTAAAACTTCTTCAACGGCAGCATTGGTTCATCCCTTCGTCGGCAACAACAACAATAGTTCGCAGCAGCGATCAACTCTTCCATTGGCCACAGATGTCATCATTTTTTATTGACAGCAACTAGTTCATCCCTTCGGTGGCGGCAGGACTGTAAACCGAATGGAGAAGGTGATGAATGGAGGAGAACGGACGGAAAAGACGAAGGAACGGTAGGACTGTGGTGGCGGCGACGATGGAGATAGAGGGCTAATTCAGATTACATGTGTTAGGAAGAAAAGGGTGGTGAATGAAAAGAATCGatgaaaaacaataaaattgtaATGAAGATGGTGGTGATGTAAACTATACAAATTAAAAAGCAACGTGTgaaaatttggttattttttagccttttcttgtaattttctcataaaattaaagtataagtATATTTCCAAAATCACATTAGTCAATCTTAAATATgaatgaaatataaatatagttgACATGGaaacatataatttgatttaattgtaAGTATTCCATTTTTACctcaattaacaattaaaaccgTTTATCATTATTTGTTACcaaatattaaacaatttacataaatataaaatcttttagttgattttattaattttagtatgATAACattaaagaaagaaagaaataaataaattaaaaaggtaagaaaattaaaaattgtattacatataatttttaaaaatatatcaaaaaataaaattataattgagCCGGCCGGTTTATTCCGGTTCCAGTTTACCGGTTATAACCGGTTCAGCCGGTTTAATCCGGTCCAATATGGTTTTATAGGCTTAAAATACCGGACACATGACCGGTTACCAGTCGAACCGGCCGATCCGGTCCGATTTTAAAAACACTGATTATAAGTATAATTTTCCTTCTGAGTATAGAGTTAAATTATCCGAATACCGGATGCCTGCTTTTGGTCTCCTGGTTCATCTCGTGAGGCGGCTGTTTTTTAGGAGCAGCTCGCCGCTGGTCTTCGGTTTGCTTTAGAACCTATTTTGATATTGTGTAGGAATTTGAATATTTCCATGGGAGAACTCCATCCTAGAACTATTCAAGTCGTTCTTGCTTTTGTAGAAGCGTGTAGGCTTCGGGGTCAATCTCCTCCCCTAAACGTCTTTTATCATTTTGTCGAATTGAAGAAGTGTGATACTTGTTTCGTCTTTGCTATCGATAGGAGGGGTTGATCTTCCATTTGTTTGCCTTTTTTAGATAACGGCTGGAGGAAACGCTATTTCATAGTTATTGATGAGTTTGCCTTTTCCCAGTTTCCGGATGGTTTTTCCGTTTTTCGCGTTCATAATTATACATCACCTTTGAGTTTGTCCGAGTCTATTCTCGCTTTTGATTTTTCCTTTCATAGTATTTTCCAGCGTCATATATTGGCGGTCTTGGTAAATAGCCATGTTCGGtgtcgatggtttcctttggaggatccctCAAAGGTTTTGGCGGATCTTCATTATGAATATATTGGAGGTATTTATCTtgactttgtttttgtttccatTTTCTTTGTAGGATATCTTCTTCGTCTGATCATCTGCTTTCCGGTTCCAAAATAGATTTCGATATTCCGATGGGTAGAGTTGCGGTAGATGCAAATATTCTGGTTGGCAAAGCTGAAGTTGCTTTAGTTCCTGCTGGGGCGATCCTGTTTGCGGGCGATGGGGTAGTCGTCATAGCGGACGAGGCTGTCGATGCTGCAGTTGTTGATGGCGAACCTGTTGATGCCGAGGCTGCTGCGGTGATTCCCCCTCAAGCTCTGGCGGCTCCATTAGAGGCGACAGAGATAATAGATCTTGATGTAGTCATAGTGCAGGATTCAGAGGAGATTCCTTCGAGCATGAATCCTGCTATTAATGAGTCACAATCTCAGAAAAGACGACGTGTTGATGAGGAATCTTTCTCTGAAGGAGCCCATTTTGATTGTTCAGCATCTGTTCTGAAGCTGGCTGAGTGGGTTGAAAATCATAGGCCGACTAATTTGCTGAACCCGCCTGTTTTGGCTGAGTATATCAGGCGTCTGGCGATCCCTAAAGATATTACTTGGTTTGATTCCAAGCCTCGGCACGAGTTAGCCGATATTGCTTGGTTCCATGGATTTTCGGTGAGTTTTCTGATATCTTCAGTTAATCCATTCGTTCGTTTTTCTGGTGATTTATTCGTTTTGACTGTTTCTTGATAGACCCTTCAGGCTGCTTTGGTTTTGAATGATAGCCGACAATGTGTCGAGGAGGAATTTGAGCGTCTATCTACGCTTTTGGCGACGTCCGAGTCAGATAGAGCAAGCTTGAAGGCTTCTTTGGAGGAACATGATTCACTCCTCTTGAAGTTGAAGGCTCAGAATGCGGTTAACGATCGTTGAGTGCTGGTTATCGAGATGAAGACCGCTGATCTGACTCAGGAGATTGGAGAGCTGATCTCTGTCTATACCTATGTTGGAGACGAAAGAAATAAGTTGAAGGCTGAAGTTGAATAATTTCATATTCGTCTTCTTGATACGAATACCTTATATTATGCTTTGATTGGCGAGTATCATCTCGCCATTGGGAACAAGCTACTAAAGCAGAACCCTAATATTAACCTCTCTGGAGTGAATGGTATGGACCCTCAGATCATAGATAAAGCTTTAATGGAGAAGATGGCTAAGGATCACTCTGTAaggaaataatttttatttttccttttactGTATCGCCTCTGTGCGTATTTATATTGCACTtcgtttgtttttaataaatgattCATTTTCCATTGGATGTTGATTTTTCCTTTTGCGTTTATCCATTATCTGTGATTGTTGGTTTAGatttttgaatttgaataagTTTGTTATTTCCGGGCGCTTCCGCTTTTGATGGCGCTATGTTGAATTCCTTTGTTTGATCTTGGCATTTCGCTGTTTTTAGAGTTAGTATGGACTCCGTTGTTTTGtcatttttctttgttataGAGTTAGTCTAAActctttgtttatatttttggcGTTTCGCTTTATtagagagttaatctaaactctgtttgatttttggcgtttcgccttattaaagagttaatctaaactctgatTTTTCAGCGTTTCGCCTTTGTAGAGAGTTAATCTGAACTCTGTATTTGTtttgggcgtttcgccttttattTCCAATTCCTCTTATGACATTCGTGCATTGTACGCTATTTGGGAGAactgaaattttattgatataaatGGATTTGcttacaaaaaataaagatagtTGTAACACCATCGGGTATGACACAAGGTCTCTACTGGCGCTGGGTTATTTAGTTCCTTTTACTCGCCATCCTTTTCCTGCATGTTTCCTTGAAGGTCAACGACGGACTCGTCATAACAGATTTTGGCGATATTTTGGTCTCCCCTTAGTGTTACTACTCCCTTCTCAGTTGGCACATTCATAGCTAGTGCTCTTATGCTGGTGACCGCATCCGAATCATGGAGGAATGGCCTTCTAAGGATTGCGTTATACGTTAGCTCCATGTCTACTATGTTGAACAGGGACATGATATTTTTGTTGATTCCTTTCTCTGAACCGATTACAACCTCTGGAGTCACAGCGCCAAGTGGGTTGATAGAGGATCCTCCGATTCCTGATAATGGAATCGGGACTCGGCGCAGTTTTGTTGTGGTTCTTCCCAAACTTTTGTAGGCGGCATGTGTCATGAGGTTTACAGCGCTTCCTTCGTCTATGAGGATTCACTCCATATTCCAGTTTTTAATGATGGTAGTTACCACCAAAGCGTCATTGTGGGGTGCTTTCACATGTTCATAGTCTTCGACATCAAAAATCACAGGTGGCAAATGGGTTTCCCTTATGTTCATTACTTCTCTCCTATGCTTTCTTCGAATGGTTGAGCTGCTATGCCCTccaccattaatcatgtgtatcGTCCCTAGAATCTTGGACGGCCTCTCTTCTTCCTTTTGTTTGCCTTTGTCTTTCCTGCTCCTCTTTTCTCCCTTATTACTGCTATTGTGATTGTGAGTTATGAACTTTCTCAGTTCGCCAGCATCTATCATCCTTTCTATCTCAACTTTCAGATCTCTACACTCGTCCGTTTTGTGACCATGCTCATCGCGGAATTTCCAGAACTTCCTGGTATCTCTGATCTCGGATTTCATCTTTGGTGTCCATACCAcattctttatattttatttaatccatATGAGGACGTTGATTCTGCTAGTGTTTAGCGGCGTATAATTTCACTCATCATCTCTTGGGTCATGCCTTGTTCGTATCGGCTCTagggtgggggggggggggggggcgaaACGCCTTCTTTCTTCAGGCCTCTGTCGCCTATCGTCCGATCTAGATTTGGGTCTCTCTCTTGACTTCTCTTTTGAGTCCTTCCCTATTGCATGTTTTTCTCTGATAGCTCTCCGTCCTTCATCCAGCTCAAAGTATTTCTAGGCGATTCCCATCAGGTTCGAGAAAGTGGCCGGCTTGTTGACCATCAGCTTGTCCACCAATTTTATGAATCTTGTTCCTTCCCTTAGCGCTTCAGTCGCCATATCAACATTTAAGTTGCTTATTTTCATAGCTTTTTTGTTGAATATTTCGATGTAGCTTCTTAGCTTTTCTCCTTCCTCCTGGATGCATGACCTCAGGATGCGGCTGGTTGTTTTGGCCGGGATGTTAGTGATATATCTGTTGAGAAATTTTATCGATAGAGAGGCGAAGCTCTTGATCGATCTCGGCTTGAGTTTATTGTACCATCTTTGGCGGTTCCTGTCAGGATGGTCGGGAATACTCGACACAGGATTGCGTCTGAGACGCTCAGGAGGCCCATAGTTGCAGTAAATCTGGATGTGTGGTCCCTCGGGTCTCCTTTTTCCTTGAATGTTGGCAAGGTAGGTAGCTTCATGTTGTAGGGGATCGTTTCCTCCA containing:
- the LOC126657033 gene encoding uncharacterized protein LOC126657033 — its product is MTHAAYKSLGRTTTKLRRVPIPLSGIGGSSINPLGAVTPEVVIGSEKGINKNIMSLFNIVDMELTYNAILRRPFLHDSDAVTSIRALAMNVPTEKGVVTLRGDQNIAKICYDESVVDLQGNMQEKDGE